Part of the Sinorhizobium sp. BG8 genome, GCGTCCGGCCTGTCGTCGGCGGTGATGACACCTTCAACGACGGCGCTCTTGGGCCAGGGGCTCCATTGCAGGGTATCGTCATTGAGACGGGAGCCGATGGGAAGGCTCTCCTTCGCCGTGAGCACCTTGATGCTGGGATCGCGCTCTACGACCGTCTCGGTTTGCGTCACCCTGATCTTGTTGCCGCGCGCCAGCTGCAGGGCGAGCAGCCCGGCGACGCCGGCGGATACGACGGCCACTGCCAGTATGATGATTCGCACGGGTTTCATGTTCGTTCCCTGAGGCCCCAGTATTCTGTTTGGCCACATTGAACGGCAAAGGTGTAATTATGGTTAATGACTCGCTTACCGTCATGGTTAACGGTTGGTTTCGGTCACGCCCCCTCGTACTGGTCCGTGCGACAGTTTTTTTGGAAACGTAAATGGCCCGCGCGAATGAGTCGGGCGACAACCAAACGCGCGCGGAACGTTGGCAGGGGAGATGACCAGAGCCTTTTAGCGCAGGCCGCCGAGCGCTGCGATCATCAGGGGGGAAGACGGATAGGCCAGGAAGCCCGCGATGCCGATCGCGATCCCGTACGGCACCTTCTTCGCAACCAGCAGGTGGTCCGGGACGGGGAGCCCCGAGGCAAGGATCGAATTCGACTTCGACCGCATCATGACCAGGACGAGGGTGAGGATACCGCCGAGATAGGCAACCTGAATAAGGAATGAGACGAGGGAGAAGTTCATGCCGAACCAGACGGCGCTCGCCGTCAGGAGCTTGGCATCACCCCCGCCCATGACATTCATGGCGAAGAGCGCGAAACATACCGCGAAGACCAGGAAGCCGGCGGCAAGATGTAGCCCGATTTCAGTAAGCCCCAGGCCCGCCATCGGTGCGACGAGGACGAAACTGGCGAGAAGGATCGCCGAAACGCGGTTCGGGATCGTCATCGTGAACATGTCGGAAAGGGCCGCGATGGCGAGGCAGAGCGGAAATACGACGAATATTACTGCCTCGGTCATGTCGATGCTCTCTTTGTTTCGGGCGACACCAACCTACGATCGCGACCTTAAGAAATGGCAAAGCGAGAGGTTGGGGTGGCCCCAAAAGCGGTGGGGCATATCTTTCGGATGTTGGGCCGGTCTAAGGAAAAGCCGGGCTTCAATCCGATGAGATGGCGTGCGGGGCGAAACCATCACCTCACGACAGGGTCCGTGGACCTGCCACAAAAGCAAAAGGCCGCCCCGGTTGGAGCGGCCTTTCGGACAGGACGCGAAGCGCGTCCTCGTCGGAATTAGTGCTTTTCGAGCTCGTCGGACAGATCCGAGAACGTTTCGTTCAGCGAGCCGCCGAGAGCGGTTGCACCGGTGATCAGGGCGACGGAAATCAGAGCGGCGATCAGGCCATACTCGATAGCGGTTGCACCAGACTCGTCCTTGATAAAGCGTGCGAAAATCTTGGTCATGTGAAGTCTCCTAGCTTCAGGTGTTGGTTCAGCAGTTCCGCCAACTGTTTCCGTTGTTCGGATGACTGCAACCTACAGACAGCGAATTGCCACCGGCTTAAAGAAGTAGGTTATTCAAGGGTTAACGGGCAGGACCGGGTTTTAGAGTCAAGAATTGGTGAACGGACGCGACGAATTTTGCATGCAATGCGTGTAGTGGAGTACAGTCACTGTGCAGCTGATCGGGAACGCCCATCCGTCCGCGCGCGCATGGCCTTTCTG contains:
- a CDS encoding prepilin peptidase, translating into MTEAVIFVVFPLCLAIAALSDMFTMTIPNRVSAILLASFVLVAPMAGLGLTEIGLHLAAGFLVFAVCFALFAMNVMGGGDAKLLTASAVWFGMNFSLVSFLIQVAYLGGILTLVLVMMRSKSNSILASGLPVPDHLLVAKKVPYGIAIGIAGFLAYPSSPLMIAALGGLR
- a CDS encoding Flp family type IVb pilin is translated as MTKIFARFIKDESGATAIEYGLIAALISVALITGATALGGSLNETFSDLSDELEKH